A single Arcobacter sp. FWKO B DNA region contains:
- a CDS encoding methyltransferase codes for MNKDLVSIQADRPAIIVTPIDAISFYRKMDTKATVEEMVAGKYVLVEEYYSNGLEVLSELKKNLLGKYTDKSFQGQRDYRSAFREASHRLLLKVKENKLLVKKSPDIGWLALLYPEISEFYISFPEVQGMNSSWQWYQKWIEVQTLGITLHPFYGAYFPTRFDHLKLFDKWLKKYDGSKDKAIEIGVGSGILSFQLIQNGFLNIFATDTNKNAIIGVAQECKRLGYEDKIRLNHGDLFENCDMLANVIVFNPPWLLAKHKLEEGIDKAIYYEEDLFPRFFEQAQKHLAPNGKIVLIFSNLAQVVDEESTHPIIEELRNNNRFRKELHLRREVRASSKKTQRTDSRENEKVELWVLGLK; via the coding sequence ATGAATAAAGATTTAGTATCTATCCAAGCAGATAGACCAGCTATTATAGTTACACCCATAGATGCTATAAGCTTTTATCGCAAAATGGATACGAAGGCTACTGTTGAGGAAATGGTTGCGGGTAAGTATGTACTTGTGGAAGAGTATTATAGTAATGGGTTGGAAGTTTTATCTGAACTCAAAAAAAATCTTTTGGGTAAATATACAGACAAAAGTTTTCAAGGGCAAAGAGATTATCGGAGTGCATTTAGGGAAGCTTCACATAGATTGTTGTTAAAAGTAAAAGAGAATAAACTTCTTGTGAAGAAATCTCCTGATATTGGCTGGTTGGCATTACTATATCCTGAAATTTCAGAATTTTATATATCTTTTCCAGAAGTCCAAGGGATGAATAGCTCATGGCAATGGTATCAAAAGTGGATAGAAGTTCAAACTTTAGGTATAACTCTTCACCCTTTTTATGGTGCATACTTTCCAACACGATTTGATCACTTGAAACTATTTGATAAATGGCTCAAAAAATATGATGGTTCAAAAGATAAAGCGATAGAAATAGGTGTAGGAAGTGGCATTTTGTCGTTTCAATTAATCCAAAATGGCTTTCTTAATATCTTTGCAACTGATACAAACAAAAATGCAATTATTGGTGTGGCACAAGAGTGCAAAAGATTGGGTTATGAAGATAAAATAAGACTCAATCATGGTGATTTGTTTGAAAACTGTGATATGTTAGCTAATGTAATAGTTTTCAATCCTCCGTGGTTACTAGCCAAACACAAATTGGAAGAGGGTATAGATAAAGCTATTTATTATGAAGAGGATTTATTTCCAAGATTTTTTGAACAAGCACAAAAACACCTTGCCCCTAATGGGAAAATAGTATTAATATTTTCAAATCTAGCTCAAGTAGTAGATGAAGAAAGCACCCATCCAATAATAGAAGAACTACGAAATAATAATCGTTTTAGAAAAGAATTGCACCTAAGAAGAGAAGTGAGAGCATCATCCAAAAAAACACAACGGACAGATTCAAGAGAAAATGAAAAAGTTGAGTTATGGGTTTTAGGACTTAAATAG